TCCTGTAGTTGATACTGCAGAGGTATTCCTTTGGCTTATGGCTGTTGGTACTGTCCTTTGTGCATCATACTGGTCCGCATGGAGTGCTAGAGAAGCACTTTGTGAACAAGAGAAGCTCCTCAAGGTTCTGATCCGTTAATGCCATGACACTTAGCTTTCACCTATTCTACCTGTAATGGAGGACTGACAAATGCACTAATTGTAAAGGACGGACGTGAAGTTTTACTAAATGTTGAGAATGGAAGTTCTAGTGGCATGATAGATATCAATGTGGCATCAGCCATAATGTTTGTAGTGGTCGCGTCATGCTTCTTAATAATGCTTTACAAGATGATGTCTTCCTGGTTTGTGGAGCTACTGGTGGTAATTTTTTGCGTCGGTGGTGTTGAGGTGTGGTTTCATCTGACTTTACTTTCCTTTCAGTAACTTAAAAAGTTTCTGCTGCTTAAACAGTAAATAGTATCAGTTCCTCTTTGTCTTTATTAATAGTACAAGTACTGTTGTTAAGTGACTAGGTAGGATAGTCAGTGAATACTGCAGTGAAACTAATATTGTTTTGCCAGCTTGTTATGCAAACTGCCGCTTAAGCAACCTCGCTGCTTTTTCTTCCTTAAACTAATGCTGTTGTTTATATTTGCATATGCAGGGCCTGCAAACATGCCTAGTGGCTCTATTATCAAGGTATAGTGAAGCTGCGTCAGAGTTTATTTGAATCAAGAATTTGTTCTTAACTCCTCAGCTGATGAATTTTATTATTACTGACTGAAAGTGATTGAATCTTCCAGGTGGTTTAGAGCTGCTTCAGAATCCTTTTTTAAAGTGCCATTCTTTGGAGCTGTTTCATACCTTACTCTTGCAGTTTCCCCATTTTGCATTGTATTTGCTGTTCTTTGGGCTGTTCACCGTCATTTCACCTATGCCTGGATTGGACAAGATATCCTTGTGCGTGCAACTAGCTGTAGACCTGTAGTATTTTAAATGAGTTCTAATGTAACCAACTGCTACATCAATTGACATCAGGGCTTTGTATTGTCAGGGTATTGCACTGATAATTACTGTTATCCAAATTGTTAGAGTACCTAACCTCAAGGTAATCTAGCTGCTCTTGACTTTTGACTTTCTACATGATGGATGTTAAGCTCCATTGCAAGTTTTCATTTTACTTTAGCGTGGTTGTTCAAGTTATCTTTGTAACTGAGGCCATGAACAGGTGGGTTCAGTTCTCCTCAGCTGTGCCTTCTTTTATGACATCTTCTGGGTGTTTGTCTCCAAGAGATGGTTTCATGAGAGCGTGATGATCGTGGTAAGTTTTGTGGAAATTTATTCTAGACTTCTGGTAATTGGTGATCTCATTGTTTAAGCTAAGTTGGTTATGCTGGTGTGCTTCTCAAAGGTAGCTCGTGGTGACAAGACTGATGAAGACGGCGTCCCCATGTTACTAAAAATTCCACGAATGTTTGATCCATGGGGAGGATACAGCATCATTGGATTCGGTGACATCCTTCTACCTGGGCTGTTAGTTGCATTTGCATTAAGGTTAGTCtcgcaaagaaaaagaaaaggtctATTCTTACATGTGGATACAAGCAAGCATGTTAGAGATATGACTGCTAACAgtattttttcaaaatattaatcTTTTTCCAGATATGATTGGGCTGCCAAGAAAAGCTTGCAAACTGGTTACTTTTTGTGGTCAATGGTGGCCTATGGTTCTGGTAAGTTACAGCGCTGGTCCACGCAACTATTACTTGAGACAAAAAAAAGAGGCATTTATCTGtgcatccgtcttatttaagcTATTGTATTAAAGCTATTATGTGCTGTGAGGAATTAATTTGCTGAACTTTTTGCCCACATCAAGGACTCCTTATTACATATGTCGCCTTGAACCTTATGGACGGACATGGCCAACCTGCACTTCTCTACATAGTGCCCTTCACACTTGGTAATTAACTACCTAACCTATCTCTCCCCCTGGAGCCTAATGAGTTTATGGATTGAACTAACCTCTTTATATATGTCTGTCAGGTGCGCTGATATCACTTGGGTGGAAAAGAGGAGAACTGTGGAACCTATGGTCCAAAGGGGAGCCAGAGAGAGTATGCCCTCATCACATGCATATGCAGCCTCAGCCGAAGACGCCCCCACTAGTCCAGTAGATCCgtcatcttgttaattagtactGTAGCTATCCGTCACCAGCTGCATCCGTTTGCCTAAGCGAGCTTAATGGTGTAAAAAATCGTCTCCTGCATGTTCTTAATTAGTAAGTATTAATCTCAATGAGTTGGTCGTTTGCTGCTTCTCTATAGTGAAAGATGTTTTTGGTTCGATAAACTAGTCATGAGTAGAATTCTCTGTAATTTACAACTACAGAAGAGAAGGGAACTATATATGCAAGCTTATGGTTGATAGGAAAATGTTTATcggttttttctattttcgtTATGGTTTTGTCATGTCAAGATAACTCTATGATCTGATGATATAGCGTCTCAAAACGAACCTCAATTAACAAAAATAGGTCAGCTGACAAACACGAAATTGTACTCCAACCAGCTGATGAATGGTCATTGCCATTGGTGACCAACCAGGTGCTAGCTAGCTCGCAGTAACGATGTACGCTACTACCAGCTGCTGCGACAACCACCCACTGCACCCCACTAGCTAGTACTATATGGAGTATAGCATCAGTGGAGTCGACCGCCACATACTAATAATCATAACACCTGGAGTATTAATTAACCACACTCACTCAATCCTGGAACTCGATTATTAATTGTATGTTGCCAACCGTACGTGCTCAAAGTCAATTAGTATATATGTATTATGCCAAAATATTTAGATTCAGATCCAAACTAAGTGGCCGGCGTTAGGTAAGACGAGGACAGGCTCGATTTGTTGATATGCGTAGCAGGTGTAGTTCTGCTAGCATTACCACGTTAATTATTTCAGTTATCatcagaaaaataaatatacataTTCATGTAGTATTATTGCACTCTCCAATTGAATTACATATGCAATATATGTAAGAGAGGTGCCTATAAATACATCCAACCTATCTCAAGGTTTCTCTCACCACATCAAATTGGACAGAAAGGAAACTAAATACATGCGTCCTACGATCCCAATGTCTAACACCAAAACTTCACTTGTCGCTCTCCTTTTCCTGCTCACAGCCCAACTTATTACTGCCGCAAGGGCCCCAATCTTTGTGACTGGTattggtggtggaggtggtgggtatggcagcggaggaggagaaggcaatGGTGGATACGGCCATGGTTATGGCTATGGTTCAGGATATGGTTTTGGCAATGGAGGTGTTGGCGGAGGTGGCtatggaggtggaggtgggtatggcagcggaggaggagaaggcaatGGTGCATACGGCCAGGGTTATGGCTATGGTTCTGGCAatggaggtggtggcggtggtggctacggaggtggtggtggcggcagctaTGGAAGCGGTGGCATGGGTTCAGGGTATGGTGGTGGCTATGGTTCAGGCTATGATTATGGGGGccaaggtggaggtggaggtcatggaggagggggtggtggtggatctGGCTATGGCAACGGTGGCTATGGATCTGGCTTTGGTGAAGGTTATGGCTCAGGAGGAGGTGTAAATggaggtggtggcagcggcggtggtggtggaggaggtggtggagccTCAGGATACAGGTATGGTGCAGGCTATGGCAAAGGATATGGTTACGGTGGTGGTcctggtggtggaggtggtggtgcgggtggcggtgggggaggagggagtTACAACGGTGGAACAGGCGGATATGGAGAAGGTCATGGCTCAGGTTACGGGGGTGGTGGCGGACATGGCCATTAAATATCATTACTACATATTAAGAATGGTTGAAATCAATTAAGTAAAGTTGTTAGTGCTAATGATGTTAATATAAACCCTAATACCAGTAACGATGAGTAATAAAAGCAACCTAGCTAGGCTGATGTATATTTCTTGTGCAGGCATGCTAGGGCTAATACATGTTGCACCTGTATTTGTAATATATAACAGAATAAAGTGTACTCATCTTAgctatgaaatatgtaataATTTAGCTCTAGCCTTTGATGAAGCAAAGGGTGGGATTTTCCcccattatctaaaaacatCTTGTGCTACGAAAATCTAGGTCCAAAACCCTCCGCAATTGCTGGTTTTCCATTAGTTTACAACCTTGTTCTGAGTCTTAGCAAAGATACTACATTAATATTGTTGCAATGGTTTTATTTGGATAATCTAGGTTCTAAATATATTTGATTTATGTTAAAAGAAAACCGCTAGGCAATGCCCAACAGCTAAAGCATTTTTGTTAAAATAAAGAACAAAACATATTAAAT
The Oryza sativa Japonica Group chromosome 6, ASM3414082v1 DNA segment above includes these coding regions:
- the LOC9266883 gene encoding glycine-rich cell wall structural protein 2 is translated as MSNTKTSLVALLFLLTAQLITAARAPIFVTGIGGGGGGYGSGGGEGNGGYGHGYGYGSGYGFGNGGVGGGGYGGGGGYGSGGGEGNGAYGQGYGYGSGNGGGGGGGYGGGGGGSYGSGGMGSGYGGGYGSGYDYGGQGGGGGHGGGGGGGSGYGNGGYGSGFGEGYGSGGGVNGGGGSGGGGGGGGGASGYRYGAGYGKGYGYGGGPGGGGGGAGGGGGGGSYNGGTGGYGEGHGSGYGGGGGHGH
- the LOC4342150 gene encoding signal peptide peptidase-like 5 precursor, whose translation is MAAATAAVFALLMASALAGAAAGGDIVHHDDEAPKIPGCSNDFILVKVQSWVNGKEDDEYVGVGARFGPQIVSKEKHANRTRLMLADPIDCCTSPKEKVSGDILLVQRGKCKFTKKAKFAEAAGASGIIIINHVHELYKMVCEKNETDLDINIPAVLLPRDAGFALHTVLTSGNSVSVQQYSPDRPVVDTAEVFLWLMAVGTVLCASYWSAWSAREALCEQEKLLKDGREVLLNVENGSSSGMIDINVASAIMFVVVASCFLIMLYKMMSSWFVELLVVIFCVGGVEGLQTCLVALLSRWFRAASESFFKVPFFGAVSYLTLAVSPFCIVFAVLWAVHRHFTYAWIGQDILGIALIITVIQIVRVPNLKVGSVLLSCAFFYDIFWVFVSKRWFHESVMIVVARGDKTDEDGVPMLLKIPRMFDPWGGYSIIGFGDILLPGLLVAFALRYDWAAKKSLQTGYFLWSMVAYGSGLLITYVALNLMDGHGQPALLYIVPFTLGALISLGWKRGELWNLWSKGEPERVCPHHMHMQPQPKTPPLVQ